A section of the Solitalea canadensis DSM 3403 genome encodes:
- a CDS encoding RDD family protein, which yields MNTETFEIEEIVKPKSVFEDFVPEFFEYATAWQRFANMIIDCICYYLFAIGTLSILYLTDKETFEGEGMAQLSIILCMFLYFVFFEALIGQTIGKVITRTKVVDHFNNKPSFSRVMGRTLCRLIPFDGLSFFSGGEGWHDSISKTRVIKIQ from the coding sequence ATGAACACTGAAACTTTTGAAATAGAAGAAATCGTTAAACCTAAAAGTGTTTTTGAAGATTTTGTCCCTGAATTCTTTGAATATGCAACAGCATGGCAACGATTTGCAAACATGATTATTGACTGCATTTGCTATTATTTATTTGCAATTGGCACTTTATCCATACTGTATTTAACTGATAAAGAAACATTTGAAGGCGAAGGTATGGCTCAATTAAGCATTATTCTCTGCATGTTCCTTTATTTTGTATTCTTTGAAGCTTTAATTGGTCAAACAATAGGTAAAGTAATTACCCGAACAAAAGTGGTAGACCATTTTAATAACAAGCCTTCATTTTCAAGAGTTATGGGAAGAACTTTATGCAGGTTGATACCATTTGATGGACTTTCATTTTTCTCTGGAGGAGAGGGATGGCATGATTCTATCTCAAAAACCAGAGTAATAAAGATTCAATAA
- a CDS encoding RDD family protein translates to MSEYLKEINPEEPVKELHIAPSWTRFLNYFLDYMVLGLIMSFFVSPAAESKEVNPTDLKSVMDEVQKMFEDPKILLLNMAITLGYYIVMESLTGQTIGKIITRTEVVDEYGHRPTFLRILGRTLCRMIPFEAFSFLFTPIGWHDSISKTLVIKKELPVSGTKTIK, encoded by the coding sequence ATGAGTGAGTATTTGAAAGAAATCAATCCGGAGGAACCTGTAAAAGAATTGCATATTGCACCATCATGGACAAGGTTTCTTAATTATTTCTTGGATTATATGGTCTTAGGCTTGATCATGTCGTTTTTTGTTTCTCCAGCTGCCGAGTCTAAAGAAGTCAATCCAACCGATTTAAAATCAGTAATGGATGAAGTGCAGAAAATGTTTGAAGATCCCAAAATTTTACTACTAAACATGGCCATTACACTTGGCTATTATATAGTCATGGAATCGTTGACAGGACAAACAATTGGCAAGATCATCACCAGAACAGAAGTTGTTGACGAATATGGTCATCGTCCCACGTTTTTGCGTATTTTAGGAAGAACACTATGCAGAATGATACCTTTCGAAGCATTCTCCTTTCTGTTTACACCCATTGGCTGGCACGACTCCATTTCGAAGACATTAGTAATAAAAAAAGAACTTCCGGTTTCAGGAACCAAAACAATAAAATAA
- a CDS encoding Hsp20/alpha crystallin family protein: MTLIKWNNPRNIERVNPFAPSFNEFFENMFNGNLPTENALKVPAVNVSETETSYTVELAAPGLTKEDFKIDLEKNTLTISAQKETEQKEEGKNYHRKEFSFSSFKRSFTLPETVDRENIGAEYKDGVLSLSIPKKAEAQLKAKQIKVS; encoded by the coding sequence ATGACACTTATCAAATGGAATAACCCAAGAAACATTGAACGAGTTAACCCTTTTGCACCATCGTTTAATGAGTTTTTTGAGAATATGTTTAACGGTAACTTACCTACAGAAAACGCACTTAAAGTACCGGCAGTAAATGTTTCTGAAACAGAAACCAGCTATACTGTTGAGTTAGCTGCTCCGGGCTTAACAAAAGAAGATTTTAAAATTGATTTAGAAAAAAATACGCTTACGATTTCAGCTCAAAAAGAAACTGAACAAAAAGAAGAAGGCAAAAACTATCATCGTAAAGAGTTTAGTTTTTCAAGCTTTAAACGTTCATTCACCTTGCCTGAAACCGTAGATCGTGAAAATATTGGTGCCGAATACAAAGACGGCGTTTTATCACTGAGTATTCCCAAAAAAGCGGAAGCTCAGTTAAAAGCAAAACAAATTAAGGTTTCATAA
- a CDS encoding GNAT family N-acetyltransferase, giving the protein METTFQIELLSNRDSNKIIDLILPIQQIEHNVPVTLSDQPDLLDIESFYHKDGGGFWGVKYNDEIIGTIALIAIAGNGGAIRKMFVKKEFRGKELGLAQHLLEKLIEYCKTKNITDLYLGTFDTLKAAIRFYERNGFEEIAKENLPASFPVMQVDNRFYHFKIH; this is encoded by the coding sequence ATGGAAACAACTTTTCAAATTGAACTACTCAGTAATAGAGATAGCAATAAAATAATAGACCTAATATTGCCAATCCAGCAAATTGAACATAACGTTCCGGTTACTTTGTCCGATCAACCTGATCTGTTAGACATCGAGTCATTTTATCATAAAGATGGGGGAGGTTTCTGGGGTGTTAAGTACAATGATGAAATAATCGGAACTATTGCATTAATCGCAATAGCAGGTAATGGAGGAGCGATCCGGAAAATGTTTGTGAAAAAAGAATTCAGAGGCAAAGAACTTGGTTTGGCCCAGCATTTATTGGAAAAACTAATAGAATACTGCAAAACCAAGAATATTACCGATTTGTATTTAGGCACTTTTGATACACTGAAAGCAGCTATTCGTTTTTATGAACGAAATGGGTTTGAAGAAATAGCTAAAGAAAATTTACCTGCATCGTTTCCGGTAATGCAAGTTGATAATCGTTTTTATCACTTTAAGATTCATTAA
- a CDS encoding YajQ family cyclic di-GMP-binding protein, whose product MPSFDIVSKVDGQTLDNAINNAKKEIVNRYDFHDSKTEIDLDKKTNIVKIVTENDMRMKAIQDVIISRMVKQHLDANCLDFGDEHYAAGNMIRKDIKVREGIDKELAKKIVKKIKDSGLKVQASIMDDQVRVQGKKIDDLQAVISLMRGEDLEQPLQYINMRA is encoded by the coding sequence ATGCCTTCTTTTGATATTGTAAGTAAAGTTGATGGTCAAACCCTTGATAATGCCATTAATAATGCCAAAAAAGAAATTGTAAACCGTTATGATTTTCATGATTCTAAAACGGAAATCGATCTGGATAAAAAAACGAATATTGTAAAAATTGTTACCGAGAATGATATGCGCATGAAAGCCATTCAAGATGTGATCATCAGCAGAATGGTGAAACAACATTTGGATGCAAACTGCCTTGACTTTGGCGACGAGCATTATGCAGCCGGAAACATGATCCGCAAGGATATTAAAGTGCGTGAAGGTATTGATAAAGAATTGGCAAAAAAGATCGTAAAGAAAATCAAGGATAGTGGCTTAAAAGTACAGGCTTCTATTATGGATGATCAAGTGCGTGTTCAGGGTAAAAAAATAGATGATTTACAAGCGGTTATTTCATTAATGCGGGGTGAAGATCTGGAACAGCCATTACAATACATTAATATGAGGGCATAA
- a CDS encoding FAD-binding oxidoreductase, giving the protein MYFNKVSSAHLEQLKSLVGSQNIFVDQVTLQNYSHDETENLSYLPEVVIKPENTQQVSVLLKFCNENNIPVTPRGAGTGLSGGSLPVYGGISLSMEKMNKIIKLDERNLQAHVEPGVITEVLMEEAAKLNLLYPVDPSSKGSCFIGGNVAHGSGGPRVVKYGTLRDYILNLEIVLPNGDVIWTGANTLKYASGYNLTQLMIGSEGTLAVITKIVVKLIPKPQYNLVMLASFPSAESACEAVSAVFRAGMTPSALEFMERAGMEWVVKYEGIKFEIKDHVKAYLLVEVDGNNLDLLRSDCEKIGEVLFGYECDDILLGESASEKDELWMMRRKMPLSVKANSVYKEEDTVVPRAELPVLLKGIKDIGAKYGFKSVCYGHAGDGNLHVNIIKDSMSEEDWKNKLPLGIHEIMELAVKLGGTLSGEHGIGLIQQPFMNIKFSEVSLQLMRSIKNVFDPKGILNPGKMIN; this is encoded by the coding sequence ATGTACTTTAATAAAGTAAGTTCGGCACATCTTGAACAGTTAAAATCATTAGTAGGCAGCCAGAATATATTCGTAGATCAGGTAACGTTGCAGAACTATTCACATGACGAGACTGAAAATCTTTCTTATTTACCGGAAGTAGTTATCAAACCGGAAAATACGCAGCAAGTTTCTGTCTTATTAAAATTTTGCAATGAAAACAATATTCCGGTAACCCCACGAGGAGCGGGAACAGGCTTAAGTGGTGGCTCATTACCGGTATATGGCGGAATTTCTCTTTCGATGGAAAAGATGAACAAGATCATTAAGCTTGATGAGCGTAACTTACAGGCTCATGTAGAACCGGGAGTTATTACAGAAGTGTTGATGGAGGAGGCAGCAAAACTCAATTTACTATACCCGGTTGATCCCTCTAGTAAAGGTTCTTGTTTTATCGGAGGAAATGTTGCTCATGGTTCTGGCGGCCCACGCGTGGTTAAATATGGTACATTACGTGATTATATCCTGAATCTTGAAATTGTATTACCAAATGGTGATGTTATCTGGACAGGTGCGAATACCTTGAAATATGCATCGGGTTATAACCTTACCCAATTAATGATTGGTAGTGAAGGTACTTTAGCTGTAATCACCAAAATCGTTGTAAAACTTATCCCTAAACCGCAGTATAACCTGGTAATGTTAGCCTCCTTTCCTTCAGCAGAAAGTGCATGTGAGGCAGTATCTGCCGTTTTCAGAGCGGGGATGACTCCTTCAGCATTAGAATTTATGGAGCGTGCCGGAATGGAGTGGGTAGTGAAATATGAGGGTATTAAATTTGAAATTAAGGATCATGTTAAGGCCTATTTATTAGTGGAAGTAGACGGGAATAACCTTGATTTATTGCGTTCTGACTGCGAAAAAATAGGAGAGGTGCTATTCGGTTATGAGTGTGATGATATTTTATTGGGCGAATCCGCAAGTGAGAAAGATGAGCTATGGATGATGCGCCGGAAAATGCCATTATCGGTAAAAGCTAATTCGGTTTATAAAGAGGAGGACACCGTAGTGCCACGTGCTGAGTTGCCTGTCTTATTAAAAGGCATTAAGGATATTGGAGCAAAATATGGCTTTAAGTCAGTATGTTATGGTCATGCCGGTGATGGGAATCTGCACGTTAACATCATCAAAGATTCTATGAGTGAGGAAGATTGGAAAAACAAACTTCCTTTAGGCATCCATGAAATTATGGAATTAGCGGTTAAGCTTGGTGGAACTTTATCGGGCGAACATGGTATCGGTTTAATCCAGCAACCTTTCATGAATATAAAATTCAGTGAAGTGAGTCTCCAGCTAATGCGAAGTATTAAGAATGTATTTGACCCGAAAGGTATTTTGAATCCGGGTAAGATGATTAATTAA
- a CDS encoding GyrI-like domain-containing protein encodes MSSQNGYVLTHFTDFYFVGKSIRTSNETAETDIGNFWAQFLQQNWIEQVEHKSGNRILGLYYDYEGDFTKPYSFAIGCRVDNIDVVPEGLIALKIPASNYAEFIARGKMPDCIIDTWVDIWNSDIDRSYTFDLEAYSPDSFVSEDAHVEIFISTK; translated from the coding sequence ATGAGTAGTCAAAACGGTTATGTATTAACTCATTTTACTGATTTCTATTTTGTTGGGAAATCAATTCGAACATCAAACGAAACGGCCGAAACCGATATTGGGAACTTTTGGGCTCAATTTCTGCAACAAAACTGGATTGAGCAGGTAGAGCACAAATCCGGAAATAGAATCCTCGGCCTTTATTATGATTACGAAGGGGATTTTACAAAACCATATTCATTTGCCATTGGCTGCAGAGTCGATAACATTGACGTTGTTCCTGAGGGTTTGATTGCTTTGAAAATTCCGGCTTCGAATTATGCCGAATTTATTGCAAGAGGGAAAATGCCTGATTGTATAATTGATACTTGGGTAGATATTTGGAACTCAGATATAGACAGAAGTTATACATTTGATTTAGAGGCGTACTCACCTGATTCCTTTGTTTCTGAGGATGCCCACGTGGAAATTTTTATCTCAACTAAATAA
- the folB gene encoding dihydroneopterin aldolase produces MSFQKIHTIALNGLEIFAHHGYYPEEQLIGGKFKIEARVETDFSGAAISDDLGATVNYESIFAIIKEEMKISSKLLEHVAQRIVDRIAMLSVKIQRIEVQIQKLNPPFSSKIQSSSITITYLKPNHVL; encoded by the coding sequence ATGTCATTTCAAAAGATTCACACAATTGCCCTAAATGGGCTCGAAATCTTCGCTCATCATGGTTATTACCCTGAAGAACAGCTAATTGGTGGAAAATTTAAGATAGAAGCAAGGGTTGAAACCGATTTTTCAGGGGCAGCAATCAGTGACGATTTAGGGGCAACTGTTAACTATGAGTCAATTTTTGCAATTATTAAAGAAGAAATGAAGATCTCTTCTAAATTGCTAGAACATGTAGCTCAGCGCATTGTTGATAGAATAGCGATGCTTTCGGTTAAGATTCAACGAATTGAGGTACAGATTCAAAAGCTGAACCCACCGTTTTCATCAAAAATTCAAAGTTCATCCATTACTATTACATATTTAAAGCCAAACCATGTACTTTAA
- a CDS encoding ABC-F family ATP-binding cassette domain-containing protein, whose protein sequence is MIEVSNLSLKYGKRVLFEEVNVKFSHGNCYGVIGANGAGKSTFMKILSGEIDPTTGRVFITPGERMSVLKQNHFEFDDCQVLHTVLMGNKKLWDIMHEKEAIYAKADFTEEDGIRASELEAEFAEMEGWNAESDAGSLLGSLGIGESLHFKLMNELNGNEKVRVLLAQALFGNPDILLLDEPTNDLDVATISWLENFLADFQNTVIVISHDRHFLDAVCTHVADIDFSKIQLYTGNYSFWYESSQLALRQRSDSNKKIEDKRKELQEFIERFSANASKSKQATSRKKLLEKLTLDEIKPSTRKYPAIIFKQEREVGDQILTVEHLSGSNEGQTLFADISFMVNKGDKIAILSKDSLAITSFLEVLTGNKKADSGEFKWGITTTQAYLPLDNADEFKDDINLIDWLRQYSKEKDETYIRGFLGKMLFSGEETLKSCKVLSGGEKVRCMVSKMMLQSGNVLIMDEPTNHLDLESITAFNNSLKDFKGNILFHSHDHEFMQTVANRIIEITPNGVIDKLMTYDEYLENEDVKALREEMYAVKA, encoded by the coding sequence ATGATTGAAGTATCGAATTTATCACTGAAATACGGAAAACGTGTTCTGTTTGAGGAAGTAAATGTTAAATTTTCGCATGGAAACTGTTACGGAGTTATCGGAGCTAACGGTGCTGGTAAGTCAACTTTCATGAAAATTTTATCAGGAGAGATTGATCCAACCACCGGACGTGTGTTTATTACTCCGGGTGAACGTATGTCAGTTTTAAAACAAAACCACTTTGAGTTTGATGATTGCCAGGTATTACATACCGTTTTAATGGGCAACAAAAAGCTGTGGGATATTATGCATGAAAAAGAGGCTATTTATGCGAAAGCTGATTTTACAGAAGAAGACGGTATCCGTGCTTCTGAACTAGAGGCTGAATTTGCAGAAATGGAAGGTTGGAATGCTGAAAGTGACGCTGGTTCTTTATTAGGTTCATTGGGAATCGGAGAATCTCTTCACTTTAAACTAATGAATGAACTAAATGGTAACGAAAAAGTTCGTGTACTATTAGCTCAGGCATTATTTGGCAATCCGGATATCTTATTATTGGATGAGCCTACCAACGACCTTGACGTTGCTACTATCAGCTGGCTGGAAAACTTCTTAGCTGATTTTCAAAATACAGTTATTGTAATTTCCCACGACCGTCATTTCTTGGACGCGGTTTGTACTCATGTTGCTGACATTGACTTTAGTAAAATTCAGTTATACACCGGTAACTACTCATTCTGGTATGAATCAAGCCAATTAGCACTTCGTCAACGTTCTGATTCAAATAAGAAAATTGAAGATAAACGTAAGGAATTACAGGAATTTATCGAACGTTTTAGTGCAAATGCTTCTAAATCAAAGCAAGCTACAAGCCGTAAGAAATTATTGGAAAAACTAACGTTAGATGAGATTAAACCATCTACACGTAAGTATCCTGCCATTATATTTAAGCAAGAACGTGAAGTAGGCGACCAGATTTTAACTGTTGAGCACCTTTCAGGTTCAAATGAGGGTCAAACGTTGTTCGCAGATATTAGCTTTATGGTTAATAAAGGAGATAAGATTGCAATTTTATCAAAAGACAGTTTAGCTATTACATCTTTCCTCGAAGTTTTAACCGGAAATAAAAAAGCTGATTCAGGTGAATTTAAATGGGGTATTACCACCACTCAGGCTTATCTTCCATTGGATAATGCTGATGAGTTTAAAGATGACATCAACCTGATCGACTGGTTACGTCAGTATTCAAAGGAAAAAGACGAAACCTATATTCGTGGTTTCTTAGGTAAGATGCTATTCTCTGGTGAAGAAACATTGAAAAGCTGTAAAGTACTTTCAGGAGGAGAAAAAGTGCGCTGTATGGTTTCTAAAATGATGTTACAAAGCGGTAATGTCTTAATTATGGATGAACCTACTAACCACCTTGACCTTGAGTCAATTACTGCATTCAACAACTCATTGAAAGACTTTAAAGGTAATATACTATTCCACTCACATGACCACGAGTTTATGCAAACTGTAGCAAACCGTATCATTGAGATTACTCCAAATGGTGTTATTGATAAATTGATGACCTATGATGAGTACCTTGAAAATGAGGATGTAAAAGCATTACGTGAAGAAATGTACGCTGTTAAAGCATAA
- the ppk1 gene encoding polyphosphate kinase 1: MELALTPTKTSLFAKIERMTGKKMPLVNRELSWLAFNDRVLQEACDPTVPLIDRIRFLAIFSNNLDEFFRVRVATIARLTKIKNAERFNMGFNPRKILIEIQEIGKKQQIRFDNIYNDVIMPELAEQKIFIINDKQLNVSRGQFVRNYFQEKLLSTLVPIMLDGLSEFPQLKDESIYLVVQLSNSKGNAKPKRALIEIPTDVHSRFLILPETNSLKYIILLDDVIRYCLDDLFSIFKYDVFQAYSIKLTRDAEMDLDNDMTLSIVDNISKNLKLRRKGNPVRFVYDSDMPDDLLAYLVRRIGLKPTNLIPGGHYHNFKDFMSFPNVGSKELEYPKTPALPIAGIDIGESMLEIISKKNILVNLPYQSFDYVIHFLREAAIDPKVLSIKITLYRLAQNSRIINALINAARNGKHVLVLLELKARFDEENNIFWTRKLEDEGIKVLYGISQLKVHSKICLVTRKENNKLVHYGNLATGNFNEKTANIYADHSYFTADQAITKDMDNLFYDLEKGILVSTYKSLLVAPLEMRKKIVRLVDKEISNARKGLTSYMILKMNSLNDERMIAKLYEANKAGVKIQLIVRGICCLVPGMKGYSENIEVISIVDKYLEHARVFIFANNGKEQIYLSSADLMNRNLDNRVEVAFPILDRESKHTIREIINIQLADNLKARIVDKQQKNIYKEKQSEDEPNVRSQIATYNFLKSKVINTINK, from the coding sequence ATGGAACTGGCATTAACACCAACAAAAACATCATTATTTGCGAAGATAGAGCGTATGACCGGAAAGAAAATGCCATTGGTTAACAGGGAATTGAGCTGGCTGGCTTTTAATGACCGTGTGCTCCAGGAAGCCTGTGATCCAACAGTTCCCCTGATTGACCGTATTCGTTTTTTAGCTATTTTCTCTAATAACCTTGATGAATTTTTTAGAGTAAGAGTTGCTACTATCGCCAGACTCACTAAAATTAAGAACGCCGAACGTTTTAATATGGGGTTTAATCCTCGTAAAATCTTAATTGAAATTCAGGAAATAGGGAAGAAGCAACAGATCAGATTTGATAATATTTATAATGATGTTATTATGCCTGAACTTGCCGAACAAAAAATATTCATTATCAATGATAAACAACTTAATGTTTCTCGTGGCCAGTTTGTGCGTAATTATTTCCAGGAAAAACTATTATCAACATTAGTTCCGATTATGTTGGATGGACTTTCTGAGTTCCCTCAATTAAAAGATGAATCGATTTACCTTGTTGTTCAACTTTCAAATTCGAAGGGAAATGCAAAACCTAAGCGGGCGTTGATTGAGATTCCTACGGATGTACACTCACGGTTTTTGATCTTGCCGGAAACCAATAGTCTCAAATACATTATTCTTTTAGACGATGTAATCAGGTATTGTCTTGATGACTTGTTTTCTATATTTAAATACGATGTATTCCAGGCTTATAGTATCAAATTAACACGTGATGCAGAAATGGATCTCGACAATGACATGACTTTAAGCATTGTCGACAACATATCTAAAAACCTGAAACTGAGAAGAAAAGGTAATCCGGTGCGTTTTGTATACGATTCGGATATGCCAGATGATCTTTTAGCTTACCTGGTTCGTCGAATTGGTTTAAAGCCTACCAACCTGATTCCAGGCGGTCATTATCATAACTTTAAAGATTTCATGTCGTTTCCTAATGTTGGAAGCAAGGAATTGGAATACCCGAAAACACCTGCATTACCGATAGCTGGAATTGATATTGGAGAAAGCATGTTAGAGATCATCTCAAAAAAGAACATCTTGGTAAATCTCCCATATCAGTCTTTTGATTATGTTATTCATTTCCTTCGAGAAGCAGCAATCGATCCTAAGGTGTTATCGATCAAAATTACATTGTATCGTTTGGCTCAAAATTCTCGCATTATCAATGCATTAATCAATGCTGCCCGAAATGGCAAACATGTATTGGTGCTATTGGAACTAAAAGCTCGCTTTGATGAAGAAAACAATATTTTTTGGACAAGAAAGTTAGAGGATGAAGGTATAAAAGTGCTGTATGGAATTTCTCAATTGAAAGTCCACTCCAAAATTTGCCTGGTAACCCGTAAAGAAAACAACAAACTGGTACATTATGGAAATCTGGCAACAGGGAACTTTAATGAGAAAACGGCAAATATCTATGCAGACCACAGCTATTTTACAGCCGATCAGGCCATAACCAAAGATATGGACAACCTTTTCTATGATCTGGAAAAAGGCATCCTTGTTTCTACCTACAAAAGCTTATTGGTAGCGCCATTGGAAATGCGTAAAAAGATTGTTCGGTTAGTTGATAAAGAAATAAGCAATGCCAGAAAAGGTTTGACCAGCTACATGATCTTAAAGATGAATAGCCTGAATGATGAACGCATGATTGCCAAACTTTATGAAGCAAACAAAGCGGGCGTTAAGATTCAGCTGATTGTAAGGGGCATTTGCTGTCTTGTCCCGGGAATGAAAGGTTACAGTGAAAATATTGAAGTAATTAGTATCGTTGATAAATATCTCGAACATGCTCGTGTGTTTATCTTTGCCAATAATGGAAAAGAACAGATATACCTGTCGTCAGCAGATTTAATGAACAGAAACCTTGATAACAGAGTAGAGGTAGCTTTTCCAATATTGGACAGAGAAAGTAAGCACACCATCCGAGAAATCATCAATATACAGCTTGCTGATAATCTGAAAGCCAGAATTGTCGACAAGCAACAAAAGAATATTTATAAGGAAAAGCAGTCGGAGGATGAACCCAACGTTCGGTCTCAGATTGCGACTTATAATTTCTTGAAAAGCAAAGTAATTAATACTATTAACAAATAA
- a CDS encoding acyl-CoA dehydrogenase family protein — MSLLSTEEQVKRSAKQDLYESPDYYLLDELLTEEHKLVRSSVREYVKKEISPIIEEYAQKSQFPRHLVKSLGEIGAFGPTIPVEYGGGGMDYIAYGIIMQELERGDSGIRSTASVQGSLVMYPIYAYGSEEQRRKYLPKLGSGEWLGCFGLTEPDFGSNPSGMITNIKDAGDHYILNGAKMWISNAPFADLAVVWAKDEQGIIRGMVVERGMEGFSTPETHNKWSLRASATGELVFDNVKVPKENVFPNVQGLKGPLGCLNQARYGIAWGALGAAMDCYDTALRYSKERIQFDKPIGAFQLQQKKLAEMISEITKGQLLVWRLGVLKSENRATAAQISMAKRNSVETALNIAREARQMLGGMGITGEYPIMRHMMNLESVVTYEGTHDIHLLITGMDVTGFNAFK, encoded by the coding sequence ATGTCATTACTTTCAACAGAAGAACAAGTTAAACGTTCAGCAAAACAGGATTTGTATGAATCTCCTGATTATTATTTGTTAGATGAACTGCTTACCGAAGAGCACAAACTTGTGCGTAGTTCGGTTAGAGAATATGTAAAGAAAGAGATCTCTCCAATTATTGAAGAATATGCTCAGAAATCCCAATTTCCAAGACATTTAGTAAAAAGTTTAGGAGAGATCGGTGCATTCGGACCTACCATTCCTGTTGAATACGGTGGTGGTGGAATGGATTATATTGCTTATGGTATCATTATGCAGGAATTGGAGCGTGGTGATTCTGGTATCCGTTCAACTGCTTCTGTACAGGGTTCTTTAGTGATGTATCCTATCTACGCATATGGTTCGGAAGAGCAACGCCGTAAATATTTGCCAAAGTTGGGTTCCGGAGAGTGGTTAGGTTGTTTCGGGTTAACTGAACCGGATTTTGGTTCCAATCCATCAGGCATGATCACTAATATTAAAGATGCGGGAGATCATTATATCCTAAATGGAGCTAAAATGTGGATTTCCAATGCTCCTTTTGCTGATTTGGCTGTTGTTTGGGCCAAAGATGAGCAGGGCATAATCAGAGGTATGGTGGTTGAACGTGGTATGGAAGGTTTTTCAACTCCTGAAACTCATAATAAATGGTCGCTTCGTGCTTCGGCAACCGGCGAATTAGTGTTTGATAATGTGAAGGTTCCTAAAGAAAACGTTTTTCCTAATGTACAAGGATTAAAAGGTCCTTTAGGTTGTTTAAATCAAGCTCGTTACGGAATTGCATGGGGTGCTTTAGGCGCGGCAATGGATTGTTATGATACAGCCCTTCGCTATTCAAAAGAACGTATTCAGTTTGATAAGCCAATCGGAGCATTCCAGCTGCAACAGAAGAAACTAGCGGAGATGATCTCTGAGATTACTAAAGGTCAATTATTGGTATGGCGTTTGGGCGTATTAAAAAGCGAAAATCGTGCTACTGCTGCCCAAATTTCGATGGCCAAACGTAATAGTGTAGAAACGGCTTTAAACATTGCGCGTGAGGCTCGTCAGATGTTGGGTGGTATGGGTATTACAGGTGAATATCCGATCATGCGTCATATGATGAATCTTGAGTCTGTAGTTACTTACGAAGGCACGCACGACATTCACTTGTTAATCACTGGTATGGATGTTACCGGATTTAATGCATTTAAATAA
- a CDS encoding Ppx/GppA phosphatase family protein: MRYAAIDIGSNAVRLLIADIVEINDEVSFKKNTLVRVPLRLGDDAFLDKHISPRKVNDLLKSMSAFRNLMDVYKVQDYMACATSAMREADNGPEVVERVLNETGVQLQIVDGKREANIIYSSHIEKYLDSRRTYLYIDVGGGSTEVSVFSNGVLIDSNSFNIGTIRMLDNQDTEETWRDLKNWIKENTKNYKTIFGIGTGGNINKIFKISGEKAGTPLTFTKLKAMYDYLNSFSLKDRINVLGLKEDRADVIIPASEIYLTLMRWAGIKQLYVPKVGLVDGIIHLLIEKNFPKAISITERKEESV; the protein is encoded by the coding sequence TTGAGATACGCTGCTATTGATATTGGGTCAAACGCCGTAAGGCTGCTAATCGCCGACATTGTTGAGATCAATGACGAGGTTAGCTTTAAGAAAAACACCTTGGTTCGTGTTCCGCTCCGGCTGGGCGATGATGCATTCTTGGATAAACATATTTCTCCAAGAAAAGTAAACGATCTGCTGAAATCGATGTCGGCATTCAGAAACCTGATGGATGTTTACAAAGTACAAGACTATATGGCTTGCGCTACATCGGCGATGCGCGAAGCCGACAACGGTCCGGAAGTAGTTGAACGCGTTTTAAATGAAACCGGTGTTCAGTTGCAGATCGTTGACGGCAAAAGAGAAGCTAATATTATCTATTCGAGTCATATCGAAAAGTACCTCGACTCACGACGGACCTATCTGTACATTGATGTAGGAGGAGGTAGCACCGAAGTTTCTGTATTTTCAAATGGCGTTTTAATCGACTCCAACTCCTTTAATATCGGAACAATCCGCATGCTGGATAACCAGGATACCGAAGAAACCTGGCGCGACCTGAAAAACTGGATAAAAGAGAACACCAAAAACTATAAAACCATTTTTGGGATAGGAACCGGTGGAAACATCAACAAGATCTTTAAGATTTCAGGAGAAAAAGCGGGTACACCATTAACTTTCACCAAACTGAAAGCAATGTATGATTACCTTAATTCATTCTCATTGAAAGACAGGATCAATGTTTTGGGGCTTAAAGAAGACCGTGCCGATGTAATTATCCCTGCATCCGAAATATACCTTACCCTAATGCGTTGGGCAGGTATTAAGCAATTGTATGTTCCCAAAGTAGGTTTAGTAGATGGAATTATACATCTGCTGATCGAAAAGAATTTCCCAAAAGCAATTTCAATTACAGAACGAAAAGAAGAATCCGTGTAA